One region of Qipengyuania gaetbuli genomic DNA includes:
- a CDS encoding alpha/beta fold hydrolase: MPITKANGIDIHYEEHGNSNDPAMLLIMGFGAQLTLWPDELVEALAGHGYRVIRYDNRDIGLSHKFDGVKAPGLVKMTLMGKLGLTPRVPYTLADMAADGVGLLDALEIERAHIVGASMGGMIAQHVAHKYPDRCLSFTQVFSTTGHAKLPPARKEALQALVTRPKSTEEEALVAHGIMLARTIGSPGYPSPEERLRERTLASVRRSFYPEGPTRHLSAIVADGDRSTMLRDVRVPTLVLHGEDDPLVPCEGGRHTAECIPDAKLKTIPGWGHDLPLDLIDELAAEIAGHARESVAA, from the coding sequence GTGCCCATCACCAAGGCCAACGGGATCGACATCCATTACGAAGAGCATGGCAACAGCAATGATCCCGCCATGCTGCTCATCATGGGCTTCGGCGCACAGCTGACCCTGTGGCCGGACGAACTGGTCGAGGCGCTTGCAGGGCACGGTTACCGCGTCATCCGCTACGACAATCGCGACATCGGCCTCAGCCACAAGTTCGACGGCGTGAAGGCGCCCGGCCTCGTCAAGATGACGCTGATGGGCAAGCTCGGCCTTACTCCGCGCGTCCCCTATACGCTGGCCGACATGGCGGCCGACGGCGTGGGCCTGCTCGACGCGCTGGAAATCGAGCGCGCGCACATCGTCGGGGCCAGCATGGGCGGCATGATCGCCCAGCACGTCGCGCACAAGTATCCCGACCGCTGCCTCAGCTTCACGCAGGTCTTCTCCACCACCGGCCATGCCAAGCTGCCGCCGGCGCGCAAGGAAGCGCTGCAGGCGCTGGTAACGCGGCCCAAGAGCACCGAGGAAGAAGCGCTGGTCGCGCACGGCATCATGCTGGCGCGCACCATCGGCTCGCCCGGCTATCCTTCGCCCGAGGAACGGCTGCGCGAACGCACGCTCGCCAGCGTCAGGCGCAGCTTCTACCCCGAAGGCCCGACCCGGCACCTGTCCGCCATCGTTGCCGACGGCGACCGCAGCACGATGCTGCGCGACGTGCGCGTGCCGACGCTGGTGCTCCACGGCGAGGACGATCCCCTGGTCCCGTGCGAAGGTGGGCGCCACACGGCGGAATGCATTCCCGACGCGAAACTGAAGACGATCCCGGGCTGGGGCCATGACCTCCCGCTCGACCTCATCGACGAACTCGCCGCCGAGATCGCCGGTCACGCACGCGAAAGCGTCGCCGCCTAG
- a CDS encoding PilZ domain-containing protein gives MERRGAERYEASSTVEYSSAECRGEAQILDLSLAGCRLRGLGEGISRGDEVELQLPAGMTATGTVCWIEDSLAGVKFAVPISMATLDYFRFADGITVTDDADFDRFGRRLPPLGARASSSL, from the coding sequence ATGGAACGGCGGGGCGCAGAGCGCTACGAAGCGTCTTCCACAGTCGAATATTCGTCGGCCGAATGTCGCGGTGAAGCGCAGATCCTGGATCTGTCGCTCGCTGGTTGCCGCCTGCGCGGCCTGGGCGAAGGCATCTCTCGCGGGGACGAGGTCGAACTGCAGCTTCCGGCCGGCATGACGGCTACCGGCACCGTCTGCTGGATCGAGGACAGTCTTGCCGGTGTAAAGTTCGCCGTTCCCATCAGCATGGCGACGCTCGACTATTTCCGTTTCGCCGACGGCATCACCGTGACCGACGATGCGGATTTCGACCGCTTCGGCCGCCGCCTGCCGCCCCTGGGCGCAAGGGCCAGCAGCAGCCTTTAA